In Streptomyces sp. NBC_00306, a single genomic region encodes these proteins:
- a CDS encoding putative hydro-lyase has product MTAYSAPSKPLDGRALSPAAARTRFRSGLSSPTAGMVPGHAQANLIAVPADWANDVREFCRHNPKPCPVLDETDAGSWSTTLAPGADLRTDLPRYRVWEHGELVDEPTDVVERWRGDLVSFLIGCSFTFEWALSAAGVPLRHVEQGRNVPMYVTDRLCRPAGRLHGPMVVSMRPVPPGHLAAAVSASAAMPAVHGAPVHSGDPAELGIEDLDRPDFGDAVVPEPGDIPVFWACGVTPQAAVMASRPPFAITHAPGRMFITDVRDEQYRVA; this is encoded by the coding sequence GTGACGGCGTACAGCGCACCCTCCAAGCCCCTCGACGGGCGCGCGTTGAGCCCGGCCGCGGCCCGCACACGGTTCCGTTCCGGGCTGAGCAGCCCGACCGCGGGCATGGTCCCGGGCCACGCACAGGCCAACCTGATCGCGGTCCCCGCCGACTGGGCGAACGATGTGCGGGAGTTCTGCCGGCACAATCCGAAGCCCTGTCCGGTACTCGACGAGACCGACGCCGGTTCCTGGTCCACCACGCTCGCGCCGGGCGCGGACCTGCGCACCGATCTGCCGCGCTACCGGGTATGGGAGCACGGCGAGCTCGTCGACGAGCCCACCGATGTCGTGGAGCGGTGGCGCGGGGACCTCGTGTCGTTCCTCATCGGATGCAGCTTCACGTTCGAGTGGGCTCTGTCGGCGGCCGGCGTCCCGTTGCGCCATGTCGAGCAGGGCCGCAACGTCCCGATGTACGTGACCGACCGGCTCTGCCGTCCGGCGGGACGACTGCACGGACCGATGGTCGTCTCCATGCGTCCCGTACCGCCCGGGCACCTCGCCGCGGCGGTGAGCGCCAGTGCGGCGATGCCCGCGGTCCACGGCGCCCCGGTGCACAGCGGAGACCCGGCGGAGCTCGGCATCGAGGACCTGGACCGCCCCGACTTCGGGGACGCGGTGGTGCCGGAGCCGGGCGACATCCCGGTGTTCTGGGCCTGCGGAGTCACCCCGCAGGCGGCGGTCATGGCCTCCCGGCCGCCGTTCGCGATCACTCACGCACCGGGCCGGATGTTCATCACGGACGTCCGCGACGAGCAGTACCGCGTGGCCTGA
- a CDS encoding LamB/YcsF family protein, translating to MTWASIDLNADLGEGFGRWQLTDDEQLLSVVTSANVACGFHAGDAATMRRVCTLAAERSVRIGAQVSYRDLAGFGRRSMDVPPDELAAEIAYQIGALEIFARAAGSRVSYVKPHGALYNRVVHDEEQAAAVVEGVMLSGERLPLLGLPGSKLHTMAEKAGLPAITEAFADRAYTAEGTLVPRREEGAVLTDPSAVVERSVSMARFGVVAARCGKSVPVRARSLCLHGDTPGAVALARRVRRQLEAAGVRVEAFV from the coding sequence ATGACCTGGGCGTCGATCGACCTCAACGCCGACCTCGGCGAAGGCTTCGGCCGCTGGCAACTCACCGACGACGAACAGCTGCTGTCCGTCGTCACCAGCGCCAACGTCGCCTGCGGCTTCCATGCCGGTGACGCGGCCACCATGCGCCGCGTGTGCACGCTTGCGGCCGAACGGTCGGTGCGGATCGGCGCCCAGGTCTCCTATCGCGACCTCGCCGGCTTCGGACGGCGTTCCATGGACGTGCCACCGGACGAGCTGGCGGCCGAGATCGCCTACCAGATCGGCGCGTTGGAGATCTTCGCCCGCGCCGCCGGCTCCCGGGTCTCGTATGTCAAACCGCACGGCGCGCTCTACAACCGTGTCGTGCACGACGAGGAGCAGGCGGCCGCCGTCGTCGAGGGCGTCATGCTGTCGGGTGAGCGCCTGCCGCTGCTCGGACTCCCCGGCTCGAAGCTGCACACCATGGCGGAGAAGGCCGGACTGCCGGCGATCACCGAGGCGTTCGCCGACCGCGCGTACACCGCCGAGGGAACGCTGGTGCCCCGGAGGGAGGAGGGCGCGGTCCTCACCGATCCGTCGGCCGTGGTCGAACGGTCCGTCAGCATGGCCCGGTTCGGGGTGGTCGCCGCGCGGTGCGGCAAGTCCGTTCCCGTCCGGGCCCGTTCACTGTGCCTGCACGGCGACACCCCCGGAGCCGTCGCCCTCGCCCGGCGCGTACGGCGGCAGTTGGAGGCCGCGGGTGTGCGCGTGGAGGCGTTCGTATGA
- a CDS encoding sensor histidine kinase: protein MRFRGKSIRRKIVALLMVPLVSLTALWGFATVLTGREADQLLDVGSVVEQVGHPVEDALEVIQKERRQTLVYLADRRASDALPNLRERRAATDAAVATIKENAEKKEVREDMRPDGRTRLSSLLEGLDGLAALRRSVEAGTVSRAQALEFYNRIVDPGFRFLTTLHALNDVGMERQGRALVGLVRAMEMLSREDALIASALTTGKVSADEIRKLSVFVANRELYYDINLEVLPAQERGIYEQYWRSPETAALRDAEERLIAGGPLKKASAAEAADWQSAATPVLDELAREADAAGARYQDRVDPAAYSVFVRAGIAGVLGFLALLVSVIVSVRIGRDLVRDLSRLRKEAHEVSGVRLPSVMRRLAAGEHVDVETEAPRLEYDKDEIGQAGQALNTLQRAAVEAAVRQADMRRGVSEVFVNLARRNQVLLHRQLTLLDTMERRTEDTEELADLFRLDHLTTRMRRHAEGLVILSGAAPSRQWRKPIQLMDVVRAAVAEVEDYERIEVRRLPRIGVGGPAVADLTHLIAELLENATVFSPPHTGVQVHGERVANGFTLEIHDRGLGMAPEVLLDANLRLAETPEFELSDTDRLGLFVVSRLAQRQNVRVSLQPSPYGGTTAIVFIPAALLTDAPETQGTGFRLDRKSESAAGRRGSDGKLSALSGPGRANGSALLDGPVELEGPVDPLGFDARPVERDSGALADLGDSESERGGIFRARSRGRRRPVPEEQHQQALEPAPERTVGPVSLPRRKPPTLVTDHGRRVDEPGRSHPAPAPEPARTEPAHPPAHELRPASPGPWSSPPPQDGPPDPGLIDGLPRRVRQASLAPQLREGTGQSPAPDVRDDVERDAEQVRNRMASMQRGWQRGRLQNADEADEAGQTTGTGRPAPRNTSEGDGR from the coding sequence ATGCGCTTTCGCGGGAAGTCCATCCGCCGGAAGATCGTGGCGTTGTTGATGGTGCCGCTCGTCTCCCTGACGGCTCTGTGGGGCTTCGCCACCGTACTGACCGGCCGGGAGGCGGACCAGCTTCTCGATGTCGGCTCGGTGGTGGAACAGGTCGGTCACCCGGTCGAGGACGCACTCGAGGTCATCCAGAAGGAACGCCGTCAGACCCTCGTCTATCTGGCGGACCGCCGTGCCTCCGACGCGCTGCCCAACCTCCGCGAGAGGCGCGCGGCCACCGACGCGGCCGTGGCCACGATCAAGGAGAACGCGGAGAAGAAGGAAGTCCGCGAGGACATGCGGCCCGACGGCCGCACCAGGCTCTCTTCCCTGCTGGAGGGGCTCGACGGCCTCGCGGCCCTGCGCCGCTCCGTGGAGGCGGGCACCGTCTCGCGCGCCCAGGCGCTGGAGTTCTACAACCGCATTGTCGACCCCGGCTTCCGCTTCCTGACCACCCTGCACGCCCTCAACGACGTCGGCATGGAACGTCAGGGCCGCGCCCTGGTCGGCCTCGTCCGCGCGATGGAGATGCTGTCCCGTGAGGACGCGCTCATCGCCTCCGCCCTGACGACGGGCAAGGTCAGCGCCGACGAGATCCGCAAGCTCTCCGTCTTCGTGGCCAACCGCGAGCTCTACTACGACATCAACCTCGAGGTCCTGCCCGCGCAGGAACGCGGGATCTACGAGCAGTACTGGCGCAGCCCGGAGACCGCGGCCCTGCGCGACGCCGAGGAACGCCTCATCGCCGGCGGACCGCTGAAGAAGGCGAGCGCCGCCGAGGCCGCCGACTGGCAGTCGGCTGCCACCCCCGTACTCGACGAACTCGCGCGCGAGGCCGATGCCGCCGGCGCCCGCTACCAGGACCGCGTCGACCCGGCCGCGTACAGCGTCTTCGTCCGCGCGGGCATCGCCGGCGTTCTGGGCTTCCTCGCCCTGCTGGTCTCGGTGATCGTCTCCGTGCGCATCGGCCGCGACCTCGTCCGTGACCTGTCCCGGCTGCGCAAGGAGGCCCATGAGGTCTCCGGCGTCCGGCTGCCGAGCGTCATGCGCAGGCTGGCGGCCGGCGAACACGTCGACGTCGAGACCGAGGCCCCGCGCCTCGAATACGACAAGGACGAGATCGGCCAGGCCGGCCAGGCGCTCAACACCCTCCAGCGCGCGGCCGTCGAGGCAGCCGTACGCCAGGCGGACATGCGGCGCGGCGTCTCCGAGGTGTTCGTCAACCTCGCCCGCCGCAACCAGGTGCTCCTGCACCGCCAGCTCACGCTCCTCGACACCATGGAGCGCCGCACGGAGGACACCGAGGAACTCGCGGACCTGTTCCGCCTGGACCACCTCACGACCCGTATGCGCCGGCACGCCGAGGGTCTGGTGATCCTCTCCGGCGCCGCGCCCTCCCGGCAGTGGCGCAAGCCCATCCAGCTCATGGACGTCGTCCGTGCGGCGGTCGCCGAGGTCGAGGACTACGAGCGCATCGAGGTGCGCCGGCTGCCCCGCATCGGCGTCGGCGGCCCCGCGGTCGCCGACCTCACCCACCTCATCGCCGAACTCCTGGAGAACGCCACGGTGTTCTCGCCGCCGCACACCGGCGTCCAGGTGCACGGCGAGCGCGTCGCCAACGGCTTCACCCTCGAAATCCACGACCGCGGGCTCGGCATGGCTCCCGAGGTCCTCCTCGACGCCAACCTCCGGCTCGCCGAGACCCCCGAGTTCGAGCTCTCCGACACCGACCGCCTCGGCCTGTTCGTCGTCAGCCGGCTCGCCCAGCGCCAGAACGTGCGGGTCTCCCTCCAGCCGTCGCCGTACGGCGGGACGACCGCCATCGTCTTCATCCCGGCGGCGCTGCTCACGGACGCCCCCGAGACGCAGGGCACCGGTTTCCGGCTCGACCGCAAGAGCGAGAGCGCGGCGGGCCGGCGCGGCAGCGACGGAAAACTGTCGGCGCTCTCCGGTCCGGGCCGGGCGAACGGCTCGGCACTGCTCGACGGCCCCGTCGAACTGGAAGGCCCCGTCGACCCGTTGGGCTTCGACGCCCGCCCCGTGGAACGGGACTCCGGCGCCCTCGCCGACCTCGGCGACTCCGAGAGCGAGCGCGGCGGCATCTTCCGGGCGAGGTCCCGTGGCCGCCGGCGTCCGGTCCCCGAGGAACAGCACCAACAGGCGCTGGAGCCGGCGCCGGAACGGACGGTGGGACCCGTGTCGCTTCCCCGCCGCAAACCGCCGACGCTGGTCACCGACCACGGTCGCCGGGTCGACGAACCGGGCCGCTCGCACCCCGCCCCGGCCCCCGAGCCGGCGCGGACCGAGCCCGCACACCCGCCCGCCCACGAGCTCCGTCCGGCATCCCCCGGACCGTGGTCGTCGCCCCCGCCGCAGGACGGGCCGCCGGACCCCGGACTGATCGACGGCCTGCCGCGCCGGGTCCGCCAGGCGAGCCTCGCCCCCCAGCTCAGGGAGGGTACGGGGCAGAGCCCGGCACCGGACGTGCGCGATGATGTCGAACGGGACGCGGAACAAGTACGCAACCGCATGGCTTCCATGCAACGAGGCTGGCAACGCGGCCGCCTCCAGAACGCAGACGAGGCCGACGAAGCCGGGCAGACCACCGGTACCGGCCGGCCGGCACCACGAAACACATCGGAGGGGGACGGTCGATGA
- a CDS encoding DUF742 domain-containing protein gives MSDSTHNAQHPHHYFDAEAGPVVRPYAMTRGRTSSATRHRLDLIALVVPEPAADHPGQDQSLSPEHVEIVERCGDMPQSIAELAATLDLPVGVVRVLVGDLVEDALVHVTRPVPPAELPDVSILREVINGLRAL, from the coding sequence ATGAGTGACTCGACTCATAACGCCCAGCACCCTCACCACTACTTCGACGCCGAAGCGGGCCCCGTGGTCCGCCCGTACGCCATGACGCGGGGCCGCACCAGCAGTGCGACCCGTCACCGGCTCGACCTGATCGCCCTGGTCGTCCCCGAGCCGGCGGCGGACCACCCCGGCCAGGACCAGTCCCTGTCCCCGGAACATGTCGAGATCGTCGAGCGCTGCGGCGACATGCCGCAATCGATCGCCGAGCTCGCCGCCACCCTGGATCTCCCCGTCGGGGTGGTCCGGGTGCTGGTCGGCGACCTCGTCGAGGACGCCCTCGTGCATGTGACCCGTCCCGTTCCGCCGGCCGAACTGCCGGACGTGAGTATTCTCCGCGAGGTGATCAATGGTCTTCGGGCGCTCTAG
- a CDS encoding MFS transporter yields the protein MSTTQAQSKQGELPEDTGAFAWLRALGPGGRRAFGGAFGGYALDSYDYFTLPLSMVAISAYFALDNGQTGLLTTVTLVVSAVGGALAGILADRIGRVKALMITVITYAVFTVACGFAPNYETLMVFRALQGLGFGGEWAVGAILVAEYAGPKHRGRTLGAVQSAWAAGWALAVIVYTLVFEFLDADTAWRVMFWTGALPALLVIYVRRHVKDAPEAAARRSASSERGSFGAIFKGDLLRTTLFATLLSTGVQGGYYTLATWVPTYLKTERGLTVVGTGGYLAFLISGAFLGYLTGGYLTDRIGRKNNITLFAALSAAGILAYTNIPSGANGLLLVLGFPLGFCMSAIFSGFGSFLSELYPTAVRGTGQGFTYNSGRAVGAFLPTLVGFLSDSWGVGGALILGAAGYALAVVALFGLPETRGRELL from the coding sequence ATGAGTACGACCCAGGCACAGTCGAAGCAGGGCGAACTCCCCGAGGACACCGGCGCCTTCGCCTGGCTGCGGGCGCTCGGCCCCGGCGGCCGCCGCGCCTTCGGCGGCGCGTTCGGCGGATACGCCCTCGACTCCTACGACTACTTCACGCTGCCGCTGAGCATGGTGGCGATCTCCGCGTACTTCGCCCTCGACAACGGACAGACCGGACTTCTCACCACCGTCACCCTGGTGGTCTCCGCGGTGGGCGGCGCGCTCGCCGGAATCCTGGCCGACCGCATCGGCCGGGTGAAGGCCCTGATGATCACGGTGATCACCTACGCGGTCTTCACCGTGGCCTGCGGATTCGCCCCCAACTACGAGACGCTGATGGTCTTCCGGGCCCTCCAGGGACTCGGCTTCGGCGGCGAGTGGGCGGTCGGCGCGATTCTGGTCGCCGAGTACGCCGGCCCCAAGCACCGCGGCCGTACCCTCGGTGCCGTCCAGAGCGCGTGGGCGGCCGGCTGGGCGCTCGCCGTGATCGTCTACACCCTGGTCTTCGAGTTCCTCGACGCGGACACCGCGTGGCGCGTGATGTTCTGGACCGGCGCGCTGCCCGCTCTGCTGGTGATCTATGTACGGCGCCATGTCAAGGACGCTCCCGAAGCCGCCGCCCGGCGCAGCGCCAGCAGCGAGCGCGGTTCCTTCGGGGCCATCTTCAAGGGCGATCTGCTGCGGACGACACTCTTCGCCACGCTGCTGTCGACCGGTGTCCAGGGCGGCTACTACACACTCGCCACCTGGGTCCCCACGTATCTCAAGACCGAGCGGGGGCTGACGGTCGTCGGCACCGGCGGCTATCTCGCCTTCCTGATCTCCGGCGCCTTCCTCGGCTATCTCACCGGCGGCTATCTCACGGACCGCATCGGCCGCAAGAACAACATCACGCTCTTCGCCGCCCTCTCGGCGGCCGGGATTCTCGCCTACACGAACATTCCCTCCGGAGCGAACGGCCTGCTGCTCGTCCTCGGCTTCCCGCTCGGGTTCTGCATGTCCGCGATCTTCAGCGGCTTCGGCTCCTTCCTCAGCGAGCTCTACCCGACGGCCGTACGCGGCACGGGTCAGGGCTTCACCTACAACAGCGGCCGCGCGGTCGGCGCCTTCCTGCCCACGCTGGTCGGCTTCCTGTCCGACAGCTGGGGTGTGGGTGGTGCACTCATCCTCGGCGCCGCGGGTTACGCGCTGGCCGTGGTGGCGCTGTTCGGCCTCCCGGAGACGCGCGGCAGGGAGCTGCTGTGA
- a CDS encoding GntR family transcriptional regulator: MGTTEPEAGGLADDRPLLGRTSTAERVADILRTRIAEGYFPPGERLSEDSIGKALGVSRNTLREAFRLLTHERLLVHELNRGVFVRMLAVQDVMDIYRTRLLVECAVVHGLGEPPYAVERLEAAVSGGERSERERDWKGVSTANIHFHRELVALAGSARTDELMRSVLAELRLAFHVVDDPRRLHQPYLVRNRAILDALQAGDRTAAERLLTDYLEDSRTQMVETYADLVADEDGEGA; this comes from the coding sequence GTGGGGACGACGGAGCCCGAGGCCGGCGGACTGGCGGACGACCGGCCGCTGTTGGGTCGCACCAGCACGGCCGAACGGGTCGCGGACATCCTGCGGACCCGGATCGCGGAGGGCTACTTCCCGCCGGGGGAGCGGCTCTCGGAGGACAGCATCGGCAAGGCGCTCGGCGTATCGCGCAACACCCTGCGCGAGGCGTTCCGGCTGCTCACCCACGAACGGCTGCTCGTCCACGAGCTCAACCGCGGCGTCTTCGTGCGGATGCTCGCCGTCCAGGACGTCATGGACATCTACCGCACCCGCCTCCTCGTCGAGTGTGCCGTCGTACACGGTCTCGGCGAGCCGCCGTACGCCGTCGAGCGGCTCGAAGCCGCGGTCTCCGGCGGTGAACGATCCGAGCGCGAAAGGGACTGGAAGGGCGTTTCCACCGCAAACATCCATTTCCACCGCGAACTGGTCGCCCTCGCCGGCAGTGCCCGCACCGACGAACTGATGCGCAGCGTGCTCGCCGAACTGCGGCTCGCCTTCCATGTGGTGGACGACCCCCGACGGCTGCACCAGCCCTACCTCGTCCGCAACCGCGCCATTCTCGACGCGCTCCAGGCCGGCGACCGCACCGCCGCCGAACGGCTGCTCACCGACTATCTCGAGGACTCCCGCACCCAGATGGTGGAGACCTATGCCGACCTCGTCGCGGACGAGGACGGCGAGGGAGCGTAG
- the pxpB gene encoding 5-oxoprolinase subunit PxpB: MRVLPVGDRALLVELVDGDEAGALHAELLRRRAAGTLRPVREIVPAARTVLLDGLDDPGHWAEELTGWDVPPLPARVDEAIEVPVRYDGPDLADVAALWQVTEAQVVEIHAATEFRVAFCGFAPGFGYLTGLPQQYAVPRRATPRTAVPAGSLGLAGPYTGIYPRSSPGGWQLIGSTALELWDPAREPAALLSPGTRVRFVPEGR, translated from the coding sequence ATGAGGGTGCTGCCGGTCGGTGACCGGGCTCTGCTCGTCGAACTCGTGGACGGCGACGAGGCCGGTGCGCTCCATGCCGAGCTGCTGCGCCGCCGGGCGGCGGGCACGCTCCGGCCGGTACGGGAGATCGTCCCGGCGGCACGGACCGTCCTGCTGGACGGGCTCGACGACCCGGGGCACTGGGCCGAGGAGCTCACGGGGTGGGACGTGCCACCGCTCCCCGCGCGCGTGGACGAAGCCATCGAGGTGCCGGTGCGCTACGACGGCCCTGACCTCGCCGACGTCGCCGCGTTGTGGCAGGTGACGGAGGCGCAGGTGGTGGAGATCCACGCGGCGACCGAATTCCGCGTCGCCTTCTGCGGATTCGCCCCCGGGTTCGGCTATCTGACCGGCCTCCCGCAGCAGTACGCCGTGCCGCGCCGGGCGACCCCGCGCACCGCGGTCCCCGCCGGTTCCCTCGGTCTCGCCGGTCCGTACACCGGGATCTATCCGCGCTCCTCCCCCGGCGGCTGGCAACTGATCGGTTCCACGGCTCTGGAGCTGTGGGACCCGGCCCGCGAGCCGGCCGCCCTCCTCTCCCCCGGGACCCGGGTGCGCTTCGTGCCGGAGGGCCGATGA
- a CDS encoding biotin-dependent carboxyltransferase family protein — protein MTDRAIAVVRAGALSTVQDLGRPGHAHLGVPRSGALDAPAARTVNRLVGNAEGAAVLETTLNGCALRPRCAVTVAVGGAPCPVTVDGRPVAWGAPVRVAAGSLIEAGWAARGVRSYVAVAGGFAVEPVLGSRSTDLLSGLGPAPLADGAVLPLGRPTGQPARLDGGVPWPAPPAELILRVRLGPRADWFTDGALRTLSSGGYRVSASSNRIGLRTEGPALERARTGELPSEGMVLGAVQVPPDGCPVVFLADHPTTGGYPVVAVVDPRDIPATAQAAPGTPVRFVPVR, from the coding sequence ATGACCGACCGGGCGATCGCCGTCGTACGGGCCGGGGCGCTGAGCACCGTGCAGGATCTGGGCCGCCCGGGGCACGCCCACCTCGGCGTGCCCCGGTCCGGGGCGCTCGACGCGCCGGCAGCCCGGACGGTCAACCGTCTGGTGGGCAACGCGGAGGGCGCGGCCGTCCTGGAGACCACGCTCAACGGCTGTGCGCTGCGCCCGCGTTGCGCGGTCACCGTGGCGGTCGGCGGGGCGCCCTGCCCGGTCACCGTCGACGGACGGCCCGTGGCCTGGGGAGCACCGGTCCGGGTGGCCGCGGGCTCCCTCATCGAGGCCGGCTGGGCCGCGCGGGGCGTCCGGTCGTATGTGGCGGTCGCCGGAGGGTTCGCGGTGGAACCCGTCCTGGGCAGCCGCTCCACGGACCTGCTGTCCGGTCTCGGACCGGCGCCGCTCGCGGACGGCGCGGTGCTGCCGCTCGGCAGGCCCACCGGGCAGCCGGCGCGACTCGACGGCGGTGTGCCGTGGCCCGCGCCGCCCGCGGAACTGATCCTGCGCGTACGGCTGGGACCGCGCGCGGACTGGTTCACGGACGGGGCCCTGCGCACGCTGTCCTCCGGCGGATACCGGGTCTCGGCGTCGAGCAACCGTATCGGGCTGCGGACGGAAGGCCCCGCGCTGGAGCGGGCGCGGACCGGTGAACTGCCCAGCGAGGGCATGGTGCTGGGGGCGGTCCAGGTGCCGCCGGACGGCTGCCCGGTGGTCTTCCTCGCCGATCATCCGACGACCGGGGGCTATCCGGTGGTGGCGGTGGTCGACCCGCGGGACATCCCCGCCACGGCCCAGGCGGCACCCGGCACCCCGGTCCGTTTCGTCCCCGTCCGCTGA
- a CDS encoding GTP-binding protein, with product MVFGRSSRREPPVEPVTLKILVAGGFGVGKTTLVGAVSEIRPLRTEETLSEAGRPVDDTAGVESKTTTTVAMDFGRITLREDLVLYLFGTPGQDRFWFLWDELAQGALGAVVLADTRRLEDSFAAIDYFERRGIPFTVGVNCFEGAGRFPGETVRAALDLDPEVPLMMCDARDRESVKMVLVAVVEHALARVDRQREHATT from the coding sequence ATGGTCTTCGGGCGCTCTAGCCGCCGGGAGCCTCCCGTCGAGCCGGTGACACTCAAGATCCTCGTCGCCGGCGGATTCGGCGTCGGCAAGACGACTCTGGTGGGTGCGGTCAGCGAGATCAGACCGCTGCGCACCGAGGAGACGCTGAGCGAGGCGGGCCGGCCCGTGGACGACACCGCGGGCGTCGAGTCCAAGACGACCACCACGGTCGCCATGGACTTCGGCCGCATCACGCTCCGCGAGGACCTGGTGCTGTACCTCTTCGGTACGCCGGGTCAGGACCGTTTCTGGTTCCTGTGGGACGAGCTGGCCCAGGGCGCTCTCGGCGCCGTCGTGCTCGCCGACACCCGCAGGCTGGAGGACTCCTTCGCGGCCATCGACTACTTCGAACGCCGTGGCATCCCCTTCACGGTGGGCGTCAACTGCTTCGAGGGCGCGGGCCGTTTCCCCGGCGAGACCGTACGGGCCGCACTCGACCTCGACCCCGAGGTGCCCCTGATGATGTGCGACGCCCGCGACCGCGAGTCGGTCAAGATGGTGCTCGTGGCGGTGGTGGAACACGCACTGGCCCGCGTCGACCGGCAGCGCGAGCACGCCACGACCTGA
- a CDS encoding roadblock/LC7 domain-containing protein yields the protein MTAPHTAADAVGGRPVAKGSGELNWLLDELVDRVGSIRKALVLSSDGLATGTSGELTREDSEHLAAVASGFHSLAKGVGRHFDAGKVRQTVVELDEAFLFVTAAGDGSCLAVLADADSDVGLVAYEMTLMVKRVGVHLATAPRSGPAAGG from the coding sequence ATGACCGCACCGCACACCGCAGCAGACGCCGTGGGCGGCCGCCCGGTCGCCAAGGGATCCGGCGAGCTCAACTGGCTTCTCGACGAGCTGGTGGACCGCGTCGGCAGTATCCGCAAGGCACTTGTGCTCTCCAGCGACGGTCTGGCGACCGGCACTTCGGGGGAGCTGACCCGGGAGGACAGCGAGCATCTGGCCGCCGTCGCCTCCGGATTCCACAGCCTCGCCAAGGGAGTCGGACGCCACTTCGACGCCGGCAAGGTCCGCCAGACCGTGGTGGAACTGGACGAGGCCTTCCTCTTCGTCACCGCCGCTGGTGACGGCAGCTGTCTGGCCGTCCTCGCCGACGCCGACTCCGACGTCGGCCTCGTGGCGTACGAGATGACCCTGATGGTCAAGCGGGTCGGAGTGCACCTCGCCACCGCGCCACGGTCCGGTCCGGCCGCCGGAGGGTGA